A genomic stretch from Panthera uncia isolate 11264 chromosome E3, Puncia_PCG_1.0, whole genome shotgun sequence includes:
- the TBX6 gene encoding T-box transcription factor TBX6, with product MYHPRELYPSLGTGYRLGPPQPGADSSFPPALAEGYRYPDLDTPKLDCFLSGIEAAPCTLAAPPPLPPLPPALGTEPAPPAPDALHSLPGVSLSLENRELWKEFNSVGTEMIITKAGRRMFPACRISVTGLDPEARYLFLLDVVPVDGARYRWQGRRWEPSGKAEPRLPDRVYIHPDSPATGAHWMRQPVSFHRVKLTNSTLDPHGHLILHSMHKYQPRIHLVRAAQLCSQHWGGVASFRFPETTFISVTAYQNPRITQLKIAANPFAKGFRENGRNCKRERDARVKRKLRGPEPVATEAYGSGDAPGGPCDSTLGGDVRESDPEQVPAPREAAQAPAPPCGGSSAEAYLLHPAAFHGAPSHLPTRNPSFPEAADSGRPAPYSAAFLELQPGPGGSGYPAAAPPAPFASHFLQGGPFPLPYPGPGAYLDVGSKPMY from the exons ATGTACCATCCACGAGAGTTGTACCCCTCCCTGGGGACAGGCTACCGCCTTGGGCCCCCCCAGCCGGGAGCAGATTCCAGCTTCCCGCCTGCTCTGGCAGAGGGCTACCGCTACCCTG ATCTGGACACTCCCAAATTGGATTGCTTCCTCTCCGGGATTGAGGCTGCTCCCTGCACCTTGgccgctcccccacccctgcccccgctgcccccagccctgggcactGAGCCggcccccccagccccagacgCCCTTCATTCGCTCCCTGGAGTCAGCCTGAGCCTGGAGAACCGGGAGCTGTGGAAAGAGTTCAATTCCGTGGGAACAGAGATGATCATCACCAAAGCTGGGAG GCGCATGTTCCCTGCTTGCCGAATATCAGTCACTGGGCTGGACCCCGAGGCCCGCTACCTGTTTCTCCTGGATGTGGTTCCAGTGGATGGGGCTCGCTACCGCTGGCAGGGCCGGCGCTGGGAGCCCAGTGGCAAGGCCGAGCCCCGCCTGCCTGACCGCGTCTACATTCACCCTGACTCTCCTGCCACTGGTGCCCACTGGATGCGGCAGCCCGTGTCTTTCCATCGTGTCAAGCTCACCAACAGCACGCTGGACCCCCATGGCCAT CTGATCTTGCACTCCATGCACAAGTACCAGCCCCGCATACACCTGGTGCGGGCAGCCCAGCTTTGCAGCCAACACTGGGGGGGCGTCGCCTCCTTCCGCTTCCCCGAGACCACATTCATCTCTGTGACAGCCTATCAGAACCCGCGG ATCACACAACTGAAGATCGCAGCCAATCCCTTTGCCAAGGGCTTCCGGGAGAATGGCAGAAACTGTAAGAG GGAGCGAGATGCCCGtgtgaagaggaaactgaggggcCCAGAGCCAGTGGCCACAGAGGCCTATGGGAGTGGAG ATGCACCAGGGGGCCCCTGTGATTCCACACTGGGGGGGGACGTCCGTGAGTCAGATCCCGAGCAGGTCCCAGCCCCCCGCGAAGCGGCCCAGGCCCCGGCTCCTCCGTGTGGCGGCTCCAGTGCCGAAGCCTACCTTCTGCACCCTGCCGCTTTCCACGGGGCTCCCAGTCACCTTCCAACCAG GAACCCCAGCTTCCCTGAGGCTGCGGACTCTGGGCGCCCGGCCCCCTACTCGGCCGCATTCCTGGAGCTGCAGCCTGGGCCCGGGGGCTCAGGATACCCAGCagctgcacccccagcccccttcGCCTCGCACTTCCTCCAGGGGgggcccttcccccttccctaccCCGGCCCTGGGGCTTACCTGGACGTGGGCTCCAAACCTATGTACTGA